The Christiangramia flava JLT2011 genome has a segment encoding these proteins:
- a CDS encoding zinc-ribbon domain-containing protein has translation MGLLKYLFRGSGYRGHHSLGHHNKRGYGNREDNSGSKVMICCTACGKKNDENAAFCQKCGSPLGKSTCSNCKESVPIGAKFCPNCGTGLN, from the coding sequence ATGGGATTATTAAAATATTTGTTTCGAGGCTCCGGATATAGAGGCCATCATTCCCTTGGGCATCACAATAAACGTGGTTATGGAAACAGGGAAGATAATTCAGGTTCAAAAGTAATGATATGTTGCACTGCCTGTGGTAAAAAAAACGATGAAAATGCAGCCTTTTGTCAAAAATGCGGTTCACCTTTAGGCAAGTCCACGTGTAGTAACTGTAAGGAGAGCGTGCCGATCGGGGCAAAATTTTGCCCAAACTGCGGGACAGGATTAAACTAA
- a CDS encoding STAS/SEC14 domain-containing protein produces MLQITDIKRENVVVTIASGKLNQHDLEKIHPLIHSILEKGLKIRWYLEMNDFQGWHIEGLWEDFTKDVDHEKEYEKIALVGEKKWQSWAVWFMSPFSNAHIKYFTLNQKKEAEKWIESD; encoded by the coding sequence ATGTTGCAGATTACAGATATAAAAAGAGAGAATGTGGTTGTCACGATCGCCAGTGGTAAATTAAATCAACACGATCTTGAAAAAATACATCCCCTTATCCATAGTATTCTTGAAAAAGGATTAAAGATTCGGTGGTATTTAGAGATGAACGATTTTCAAGGCTGGCATATAGAAGGCCTATGGGAAGATTTTACTAAAGATGTTGACCACGAAAAGGAGTATGAAAAAATAGCATTGGTTGGTGAAAAAAAGTGGCAGAGTTGGGCTGTCTGGTTTATGAGTCCTTTTAGCAATGCCCACATTAAATACTTCACTTTAAACCAAAAGAAAGAAGCTGAAAAATGGATTGAAAGTGACTGA
- a CDS encoding SHOCT domain-containing protein, with amino-acid sequence MMDDWYFGGMHWIWWGLWIILIFWIFLIPYPTPGQKNRKDRAIEALRERYARGEIDEKEFEKRRAFLLKDKK; translated from the coding sequence ATGATGGACGATTGGTATTTTGGGGGAATGCACTGGATATGGTGGGGTTTATGGATAATCCTCATCTTCTGGATATTTTTAATTCCCTACCCCACACCGGGACAGAAAAACAGAAAGGACAGGGCAATTGAAGCCCTGAGGGAGCGGTACGCCCGCGGCGAAATCGACGAAAAGGAGTTCGAAAAACGCAGGGCGTTCCTGCTAAAGGATAAAAAATAA
- a CDS encoding STAS/SEC14 domain-containing protein — MIAIYKKDQIIYTIADSGLNAEDAATLVNSLRDHTKKNKQAKWYMEMGDFKKEVKNTDGSPDFLFPESNRLKKIALVGDKIWQERFTELLLPFSEAHIKYFGPEDGNMASNWLEQASNSNSNRN, encoded by the coding sequence ATGATAGCAATATATAAAAAAGACCAAATCATATATACCATTGCAGACTCAGGGCTCAATGCAGAAGATGCAGCCACTCTGGTCAACTCCCTGCGGGACCATACGAAAAAGAACAAGCAGGCCAAATGGTATATGGAAATGGGGGATTTCAAAAAAGAGGTGAAAAACACGGATGGAAGTCCTGATTTTTTATTCCCCGAAAGCAACCGGCTAAAAAAAATTGCCCTGGTGGGCGATAAAATATGGCAGGAACGGTTTACCGAATTATTATTACCGTTTAGCGAAGCCCATATAAAATATTTCGGCCCTGAAGATGGAAACATGGCCAGCAACTGGCTCGAACAAGCAAGCAATAGCAATAGTAATCGTAACTGA
- a CDS encoding Fur family transcriptional regulator, whose protein sequence is MNDVEIILEAQNIRPTAMRILIYKFMARMNRAITLTEIENNFGKANRTTISRTMRTFEAGEIVHQIDDGTGIPKYALCESDCHCEVEQDLHIHFHCNHCNETVCLTDHKIPSINLPQGYLAEDINLVVKGVCHKCNGFKNSPGNK, encoded by the coding sequence ATGAATGATGTAGAAATAATTTTAGAAGCTCAAAATATCCGGCCTACAGCCATGCGTATCCTAATCTATAAATTTATGGCGAGGATGAACCGGGCAATAACCCTTACCGAAATTGAAAACAATTTTGGCAAAGCAAACCGTACTACTATTTCCCGAACCATGCGCACCTTTGAAGCTGGTGAGATTGTCCACCAGATAGATGACGGGACAGGGATACCTAAATATGCGCTTTGTGAAAGTGATTGTCACTGTGAGGTAGAGCAGGATTTACACATCCACTTTCATTGTAACCACTGTAATGAAACTGTTTGTTTGACTGATCATAAAATACCGTCAATTAATCTGCCCCAAGGGTACCTGGCGGAAGATATCAATCTGGTGGTAAAAGGAGTGTGCCATAAATGTAATGGTTTTAAAAATAGTCCTGGAAATAAATAA